In the Pontibacillus sp. HMF3514 genome, CTTTTCGCTAATCCATCCGCTTCACGTACTGTAGCAACGGGACGAAGTGTAATAGAAAAGTTGTAATCCTCTAATAGAGCATCTACAACAGCTACTTGCTGAGCATCCTTCATTCCAAAATAAATACGATCTGGAAAAACTATATTAAACAATTTCGTTAAAACCGTTACAACACCGTCAAAGTGTCCTTCTCTACTTTTTCCACAAAGAACATTCACACGCCTTTGAACGGTCATTTGTACCGTTTGTTCCTTTGGATACATTTCATTGACATGAGGGTAAAATAAAATATCGACTTTTTCTTCTTTGATAGCCTTTCGATCATGTTCTTCATCTCTTGGATATCGATCATAGTCCTCATTTGGACCAAATTGAAGAGGGTTCACAAAAATACTTGTTACCACAACATCGTTTTCTTTTCGCGCCTCCTCCATAAGCTTCCTATGCCCTTCATGTAAATATCCCATAGTAGGTACAAAGCCTATGCTTTTCCCCTCTTTTTTCAGCTTTGTAATCGTCTTTTTCATGTCTTGAATGGTTGTTATGATGTTCATGTATCTTTACCTCCATAAATCGGAGGAAGATCATCTTCACTCATCGTAAAGGAATGCTTATCTTCGGGGAAGTACTTCGTTTTTACATCTTGTACATAAGCTTTTAACGCTTCAAACATCCAATCATTTGCTTCTGCATAAGGTTTCACAAACTTAGGTAAACGATCAACACCGTATTTCAATACATCATGATACACCAGAACCTGACCATCACAACCCACTCCAGCTCCAATACCTATCACAGGAATGGTTAAGATTTCTGAAACACGCTCAGCTAATTGTTTCGGAACACATTCGAGAACAAGAGCTACTGCACCCTTTTCTTCAGCTTTCTTGGCATCTTCAATTAACTGTTCTGCTTGTTTTTGATCCTTACCCTGGACACGGTATCCTTCTAGTACGTTAACGGACTGAGGCGTTAAACCAAGATGTGCAACAACAGGGATGCCACCTCTTTGAAGAAGCTCAATTTTATCCAGAACCTCATCTGCACCCTCAAGCTTTAAAGCATGAGCTCCAGTTTCTTGGAAAATTTTCGTAGCATTTCTAAGTGTCTCTTCATTGGAAATATGGTAAGACATAAATGGCATATCAACTACAACATAAGTGTTTTGAGCTCCACGTTTTACGGCTTTTCCATGATGAATCATATCATCAACCGTAACCGGAATTGTTGAATCATAACCTAATACAACCATACCAAGTGAATCTCCAACAAGAATCATATCCATTCCCGCTTGTTCTGCTAGTTTAGCTGATGGATAATCATAAGCCGTAATCATAGAAATTTTCTCTTCATTTTGTTTCATTTTTTTAATTTGCGCACTTGTGATCAACTTCCGTCACCTCTTCCCCACTGTATTTCAGCCGAATAAAGAATATCTTCTTGACCATTTTCATCACACACTTTTAAAGCTCCATCATGTTCAATACCTAGTATTCGAGCAGACCAGCTTCGTTGTTGTGTTTTAATATCAACAATGTCCCCTAAACGGTAACCAAAAGCTTCCCAACGTAACTTAATCTTAGAAAATCCTTCTTCAATAAACTCTTCATATCGCTTCTCGAACGTTTGTAGAATATCTTGAATAAGTGCTCCAATTGCCCAAGATTCCCCAGTTTCTTGTTTTATTGAAGTTGCTTGGTTTTGAATGTCATTAGGAAAAACGTCCCGGTCATGGTTCACGTTAATCCCCATGCCTAAAACTATATACGTTATTTGATCTTGTTCGGCCTGCAATTCAGTTAATATACCTGCTAGCTTCTTCCCGTCTGTTAAAATGTCATTTGGCCACTTTATTTGTGGCTTAATTCCACAATGTCTTTTAAAAACTTCAGCCAGAACGGTCGCTGCTAACAATGTAATTTGTGGTGAACGATGAGGTTCAAAAGTCGGTCGTAGTATGATGCTCATCCAAATTCCATCACCCTTTTGGGAGTGCCATGTACGATTAAGACGGCCACGACCTTTTGTTTGTTCGTCAGCGACGATTACGGTTCCATGCTGGGCGTCTTCTTGAGCTTGTTGATGGGCAAGAATTTGGGTTGATGATACGGATGGTTTATGTATAACGTTTTGCCCTAACCAATCTGTATTCAAGCCCCACTGCAGTGTATTTGTGCTTAATTTATCAGGATATGATACTATTCTGTATCCTTTACGAGGGATTGCCTCTACTTCATACCCATCTTTCTCAAGCTCTTTCATGTGTTTCCACACGGCTGGTCTGCTAATATTTAATTTCTCAGATAACAATTGCCCAGATATATATTGATCAGGATGTGATGATAAAACATCGATTAATTTAGCTCGTGTGGATTCCATGATGCCACCCTTTCTTTTATTTCCAGAGAATCATTCGCTAGCTCCCCATTAATAATCAGCTCTTCAACTGACTCCATGAATTGTTTAATCCAAGGACCAGGCTTTTCATCTGGGAACCATTCTTTTATATCATTACCATCCACTTGTAAATCTTGTCGAGAGTGAATAGGAAGAGATTTATAATCCTTGTATAATTCATATATTTCTTTATCAAAATGAGAGTTTAGAGTTGTTATAACTCTGTAAAAAGCTGCTATGTGTTCCTCCCCTAGATGATAAAGACACTGTTTCTTTTTACTGTTTTGCCATAAATCCCATGCATTCACTAGCGTAAGACTTTTTCTTTTTATACGATTAGAAAGCTTCCAATGCTTCACCCACTTATCAATAGAAACCCCAGGTTCTAATAAATGAAAAACTGTAATGACTTCAGCTAAATCATACAGAGGGACCCAGGTAATCTGTTTTGTAGAATTCATAAGTCGGGATGATTTTTTTAAAATAGGCAAATGAGCATATAATCTTGATTCAACTAGAAGCGTCCAAGCTTTATTTAGATCTACTCCACTAAAAAGCTTTTCAAACTCAACGGCAACTCTTTCAATAGCTATATGAGAAAGGAGTTGCTTCCATTGATCAAATGCCTTATACGTTTCTTCAGAAAGTTCAAACCCATGTTGACTTACAAAACGTATAGCTCTCATCATTCGAAGTGGATCTTCTTGAAACCTCTCATCAGGAGATCCTACCGTTCTTATTTGTTGATCACGTATATCTTCCTGACCTCCATAAGGATCGATGATTTGTCCATCCTTATTCATTGCTATAGCATTCATAGTAAAATCTCTACGTGAAAGGTCTTCTTCAATAGATGATACATATTTTACTTCATCAGGATGTCGAAAGTCATTGTACTCACCATCTATACGGAAGGTAGTTACTTCATAGGATTCTCCTCTATAGCGAACTAAAACCGTTCCATGATCAATCCCCACTGGAATAACCTTATCAAATAATTCGATGACTTCATTAGGTTTGGCTGCAGTAGCAATATCGATATCGCCAATTTCCTTACCTAATAATTGATCCCTGACCGCACCTCCTACAAAGTACGTATCATGTCCATTTGATTGGAGGTGCTCTATTACCGGCATTGCATCTATAAACTTCTTATCCATATTGCTCATTCCTTATTCTACTGTTTGAAGAAGCTCATCATAAACTTCTTCATATTGTTTTACAACCGTTTCTGAATGAAAGTCTTGATTAACCCTACGAAGTCCATTTCTTGAAAACTCTTGCCATTTTTCTATGTTCGTTAAGAGTTCAATGGATTTAGTTGAGATATCCTCTATATCTCCAAGGTCACAAATATAGCCTGATTCACCGTTTTGAATCACTTCTGGTATACCTCCAATATTCGTACCTATACAAGGAACACCGCAGGCCATAGCTTCTAATAAAACCAAACCAAAACTTTCTTTAGAGGATAGTAAGAGTTTTAAGTCAGATATGGATAACAACTCTGATACATTTTCTTGCTTGCCGAGAAAAATAACACGATCACGCAGCCCTAACTCACTAACAAGTTGACAGACAGTAGAATATTCAGGTCCATCCCCAACAAGTAACAATTTCGCATTCACTTCTTTAACAATACGTACAAATGAGTAAATGACATCTTGAACACGCTTTACTTGTCGAAAATTAGATATATGTATAATAACTTTTTCATCCGATTGAATACCGTATTCTTCTCGTAAATGATTCGCTTCTTCCCTTTGTCTATATTCTCGTTCATCCACGAAATTATAAATCACGTCCATGTCTCTACCTACATTAAGCATATCTCTTGTTTGATTAACTAGACTTTCTGAAACAGCTGTCACCCTGTCTGAACGTTCAATCCCAAAACGAATCATATTTTTCAGACTAGGATCGACTCCTAACACGGTTATATCAGTTCCATGAAGGGTCGTTACAATTTTAACATCATGCTCTACCATTTCCTTGGCTAAAATCGCACAAATCGCATGAGGCATAGCGTAATGAACATGAAGAATATCAATTTTTTCTCGATTTATAACCTCAGCCATTTTATTTGCAAGCGCGAGATCATAAGGTGGGTATTGAAACACAGGATAGTGGGTCATTTCAACTTCATGATAATAAATATTTGGATAAATGCGCTTTAATCGAAAAGGAATATTCGATGTAATAAAATGAATTTCATATCCTTTTTCAGCTAAAAGCTTTGCTAATTCAGTGGCAATTACACCTGATCCCCCCACAGTAGGATAGCAGGTGATACCAATTTTCGTGCGATTCATGTTCTCACCCTTGTTTTTTATTATGATGGATGATTTCTCTCCAATGGAGGTCTCCCCGTTCAATAGCGTGTATCATAATTTCAGCCGCAGCTAAATTCGTGGCTAACGGAATTTGATACACATCACATAGCCTCATCAAGGCACTAACATCTGGTTCATGTGGTTGGGCTGTTAAGGGGTCTCTGAAAAAGATGATGACATCCATATCATTTTGAGCAATATATGCACCAATTTGTTGGTCTCCACCTAATGGACCTGATTGAAATCGATGCAAGGAAACTCCAGTTGCTTCTTCTATTCGTTTACCTGTAGTCCCTGTAGCAAAAAGGTTATGCTTCCCTAAGATATGTGAATAAGCAGTAGCAAACTGAACCATATCATCCTTCTTTTTGTCGTGTGCAATTAATGCGATGTTCATTAGGCAATCTCCTTTTACTCTAATAAATTCTCTAAACCGTAAACGAGTACATCAAGTTTCAATACATGTTCAACAGCTAATTTCACACCAGACATAAAGGATTCACGGTGGTAAGAATCATGCTTTAACGTTAACGTTTGTCCATCAGAACCGAAAACGACTTCCTGATGTGCAATTAGTCCAGGTAAACGAACACTATGAATCTTCATGCCATCTAAGTCTGCTCCACGAGCACCTTCTAACGTCTCTTTTTCATCTGGGTGACCTTGTTTCTTAGATTCTCGTGCTTCTTGTATTAATTCTGCAGTTTTAACGGCTGTACCACTAGGTGCATCAAGCTTTTGATCATGGTGGCGTTCAATAATTTCAACATCTGGAAAGTATTTCGCTGCCCATTTTGAAAATTGCATCATCAACACTGCTCCTAATGCGAAATTTGGAGCAATCACCACACCGAGTTCTTTCTTTTCAGCTAAGTCTTCTAGTTCTGCTAATTGATCCTTCGTAAAGCCAGTTGTTCCTACAACAGGACGAATGCCATATTCTAATGCCAATCGCGTGTGCTTATACCCAAACTCTGGTGTAGTAAGATCAATTAAGACATCTGCCTGTACATCTTGAAAACATTGTTCTACATCATCATATATTGGTGCATCAAATGCAGGTAGACCTTCAACGTCTTGTACTTTTAAGCCAGCATTCTTTCGATCTATACAAGCAACTAACGAAAACTGCTCTTCCTTCTCTATCATTCGGAGAGCTTCACTTCCCATTTTCCCTCTTGGTCCTGCTACAATTACATTTGTATTACTCATTATAATCCTCCTCTATTTTCGTCCAACGGTCTTTATCTCTTACTTCAAATTTATCCATAACACGGTTGAAACTTTCATCTATATCGATATCTAAGGAATTCGCAAAACAAAGCATGACAAATAATAAATCACCATATTCCTCTTCCAAAGCTTTATCATCTTCTGATTTCTTTTTAGGCTTTTCTCCATAATGGTGATTAATTTCACGTGCTAACTCCCCAACTTCTTCTGTCATACGTGCGAGCATACTTAATGGGGAAAAGTAACCTTCTTTAAACTGAGATATATATTTATGTACTCTTTCTTGCATTTCAACATTTGTTAAGGAGTCTTCTCTATTTTTCACAAACATCCCTCTTTCACTATGTATCAATATTAACCTCTCTTCATGTTAGCTAAAAGGACGGACTTTGACAAATTTTTTAATCGAAAAATACCATTGATGAAGTTTGTTGCCAAGCGATTTTAAAGGTAAATGACACTTCATGTTACATAGATGGGAATAACTCTATAAAAACTTCGATTGCTCCACTAGATACGTTTGTCTATAATGAATGGAGTAAAGGAGGCATGTCAATGCAGTTTCTTGGAGTACGTTTAGTAAATACTTTATTTATTTTACTGGGATCAGCTATATTTAGCTTTGGTGTAATCTACTTTAATATGCAGAACAATCTTGCTGAAGGCGGATTTACAGGGATCCTATTAATATTAGATCATTTTGGATTACCGATTGCTATCATGAACCTTATTTTAAACATTCCCGTATTTATCATTGGATGGAAACTACTTGGTCGGAATACGCTGGTATATTCGCTTATCGGAACATTTGCAGTATCATTCTTTTTATGGTTTTTTGAATTACCGTTTTTCATGGATAACGTTCATTTTGAATTACAAAATGAAATGATTATTGCTGCACTATTTGCTGGTGTGTTTATTGGGTTAGGTCTTGGTATTATCTTTCGTAGTGGAGGTACTACAGGTGGTGTTGATATCATTGCCCGACTGGTTCATAAATATGCCGGATGGAGCATGGGACGTACCATGTTCGTGTTCGATGCTTGTGTGATTTCTGCTTCAGTCCTTATTTATCTTGATTACATACAAGGGATGTACACATTGATAGCTGTCTTTGTAGGAGCAAGGGTTATTGACTTTATTCAAGAAGGTGCTTATGCAGCACGTGGTGCAACCATTATCTCTGGAGAGAGCCAGGCTATATCCGCTAAGATTATGAAGGAGATGGATCGTGGTGTAACAGTTTTAGCTGGTAAAGGGAGTTTCACTGGGGAACGTCGCGATGTACTCTATTGCGTTGTGGCACGAAATGAAATTGTTCGGTTAAAAAATATTATTCATTCCGTTGACCCTCATGCTTTTGTGGCAGTTACTTCCGTTCACGATGTTCTTGGTGAAGGTTTCACATTAGATGAGAACAAAAATCCTATTGAGAATTAGAATTTAACCCTCCCTTTTTTGGCTAATAAGCTATTGATAAATGAAATGAAGTAGTTCAGTTTTGGAGCCCAAAATGTAATGCGGGTCCTTAATTGGACTACTTTTGTTTGTAACGAGGATTTTTTTATTAGCAAAGTTATTCAGTAATATGGTAGTTATCTTGAATAACTGTTTTAGTGAGAGAGGCGGTTCCGTTGCTATTGTGGAGTGCGGTGGGCTTGGGAACGGGTTGCTTTCCCCGGACGAACGATCGAGCCTCCTCATACGCTACGCTTCTTGCGGGGTCTCGCTCGCCCGTTTTTCCGGAGGAGTCAACCCGTTCCCAAGCCCACCTTAGCCGAATGGTGATGGACGGAACCGCAGCGATATGAGGAGGTAATGCTTACGGACATTTGTTCCGCTATTTCACCTTAAAATGGTTTTTCTAAAGAGCTTACGGACATTCATTCCGCTAATTGCTGCAAATCACCTTAATAAAGAGCAATCTGTCACAAATAAGGTACCATATGTCCGTAAC is a window encoding:
- the panC gene encoding pantoate--beta-alanine ligase; the protein is MNIITTIQDMKKTITKLKKEGKSIGFVPTMGYLHEGHRKLMEEARKENDVVVTSIFVNPLQFGPNEDYDRYPRDEEHDRKAIKEEKVDILFYPHVNEMYPKEQTVQMTVQRRVNVLCGKSREGHFDGVVTVLTKLFNIVFPDRIYFGMKDAQQVAVVDALLEDYNFSITLRPVATVREADGLAKSSRNVNLSNQERQEAPNIYKALLAGKTLVEQGEMDPEVVIEEVSRFILEHTHGKIDYVDCLTYPKLEKVETINRQMILAVAVQFEHARLIDNIVFGSNGQPSTAIV
- the panB gene encoding 3-methyl-2-oxobutanoate hydroxymethyltransferase, whose protein sequence is MITSAQIKKMKQNEEKISMITAYDYPSAKLAEQAGMDMILVGDSLGMVVLGYDSTIPVTVDDMIHHGKAVKRGAQNTYVVVDMPFMSYHISNEETLRNATKIFQETGAHALKLEGADEVLDKIELLQRGGIPVVAHLGLTPQSVNVLEGYRVQGKDQKQAEQLIEDAKKAEEKGAVALVLECVPKQLAERVSEILTIPVIGIGAGVGCDGQVLVYHDVLKYGVDRLPKFVKPYAEANDWMFEALKAYVQDVKTKYFPEDKHSFTMSEDDLPPIYGGKDT
- a CDS encoding biotin--[acetyl-CoA-carboxylase] ligase, with the protein product MESTRAKLIDVLSSHPDQYISGQLLSEKLNISRPAVWKHMKELEKDGYEVEAIPRKGYRIVSYPDKLSTNTLQWGLNTDWLGQNVIHKPSVSSTQILAHQQAQEDAQHGTVIVADEQTKGRGRLNRTWHSQKGDGIWMSIILRPTFEPHRSPQITLLAATVLAEVFKRHCGIKPQIKWPNDILTDGKKLAGILTELQAEQDQITYIVLGMGINVNHDRDVFPNDIQNQATSIKQETGESWAIGALIQDILQTFEKRYEEFIEEGFSKIKLRWEAFGYRLGDIVDIKTQQRSWSARILGIEHDGALKVCDENGQEDILYSAEIQWGRGDGS
- a CDS encoding CCA tRNA nucleotidyltransferase, with the translated sequence MDKKFIDAMPVIEHLQSNGHDTYFVGGAVRDQLLGKEIGDIDIATAAKPNEVIELFDKVIPVGIDHGTVLVRYRGESYEVTTFRIDGEYNDFRHPDEVKYVSSIEEDLSRRDFTMNAIAMNKDGQIIDPYGGQEDIRDQQIRTVGSPDERFQEDPLRMMRAIRFVSQHGFELSEETYKAFDQWKQLLSHIAIERVAVEFEKLFSGVDLNKAWTLLVESRLYAHLPILKKSSRLMNSTKQITWVPLYDLAEVITVFHLLEPGVSIDKWVKHWKLSNRIKRKSLTLVNAWDLWQNSKKKQCLYHLGEEHIAAFYRVITTLNSHFDKEIYELYKDYKSLPIHSRQDLQVDGNDIKEWFPDEKPGPWIKQFMESVEELIINGELANDSLEIKERVASWNPHELN
- the bshA gene encoding N-acetyl-alpha-D-glucosaminyl L-malate synthase BshA, coding for MNRTKIGITCYPTVGGSGVIATELAKLLAEKGYEIHFITSNIPFRLKRIYPNIYYHEVEMTHYPVFQYPPYDLALANKMAEVINREKIDILHVHYAMPHAICAILAKEMVEHDVKIVTTLHGTDITVLGVDPSLKNMIRFGIERSDRVTAVSESLVNQTRDMLNVGRDMDVIYNFVDEREYRQREEANHLREEYGIQSDEKVIIHISNFRQVKRVQDVIYSFVRIVKEVNAKLLLVGDGPEYSTVCQLVSELGLRDRVIFLGKQENVSELLSISDLKLLLSSKESFGLVLLEAMACGVPCIGTNIGGIPEVIQNGESGYICDLGDIEDISTKSIELLTNIEKWQEFSRNGLRRVNQDFHSETVVKQYEEVYDELLQTVE
- the mgsA gene encoding methylglyoxal synthase; the encoded protein is MNIALIAHDKKKDDMVQFATAYSHILGKHNLFATGTTGKRIEEATGVSLHRFQSGPLGGDQQIGAYIAQNDMDVIIFFRDPLTAQPHEPDVSALMRLCDVYQIPLATNLAAAEIMIHAIERGDLHWREIIHHNKKQG
- the dapB gene encoding 4-hydroxy-tetrahydrodipicolinate reductase, which produces MSNTNVIVAGPRGKMGSEALRMIEKEEQFSLVACIDRKNAGLKVQDVEGLPAFDAPIYDDVEQCFQDVQADVLIDLTTPEFGYKHTRLALEYGIRPVVGTTGFTKDQLAELEDLAEKKELGVVIAPNFALGAVLMMQFSKWAAKYFPDVEIIERHHDQKLDAPSGTAVKTAELIQEARESKKQGHPDEKETLEGARGADLDGMKIHSVRLPGLIAHQEVVFGSDGQTLTLKHDSYHRESFMSGVKLAVEHVLKLDVLVYGLENLLE
- a CDS encoding nucleotide pyrophosphohydrolase gives rise to the protein MQERVHKYISQFKEGYFSPLSMLARMTEEVGELAREINHHYGEKPKKKSEDDKALEEEYGDLLFVMLCFANSLDIDIDESFNRVMDKFEVRDKDRWTKIEEDYNE
- a CDS encoding YitT family protein produces the protein MQFLGVRLVNTLFILLGSAIFSFGVIYFNMQNNLAEGGFTGILLILDHFGLPIAIMNLILNIPVFIIGWKLLGRNTLVYSLIGTFAVSFFLWFFELPFFMDNVHFELQNEMIIAALFAGVFIGLGLGIIFRSGGTTGGVDIIARLVHKYAGWSMGRTMFVFDACVISASVLIYLDYIQGMYTLIAVFVGARVIDFIQEGAYAARGATIISGESQAISAKIMKEMDRGVTVLAGKGSFTGERRDVLYCVVARNEIVRLKNIIHSVDPHAFVAVTSVHDVLGEGFTLDENKNPIEN